The following are encoded together in the Flavobacterium sp. TR2 genome:
- the cobT gene encoding nicotinate-nucleotide--dimethylbenzimidazole phosphoribosyltransferase, translated as MSNLDDILKSRRDTRHFTADEVPDEVIQKALQAGHWAPSVGLTDATRYYLIKSNEVKTSIKKLFLDYNKKAEALTDNLEQKELYRSLKLEAIEEAPIGLIIAYDRSVLNQFTIGTIGSNEAVKFSSVCAAQNIWLSLTEQGYGMGWVSILNYYQFKKILDLPENIEPLGYFCIGKPATNYNNQPMLQQLHWKQKSEAPICTEINEIHQINIPAFKLRSENSTENKSDFSTLLQDKIDSKTKPVGSLGTLESLAFQMATVFGTLNPKIVKPNIVVFAADHGIANHGVSDYPQDVTRQMVNNFLDGGAAINVFCNQNNIELSIVDSGVNYDFPTNAKLIDAKIAKGTQSFLHVSAMSESEVQLCFEKGKSIVENIAKSGSNCIGFGEMGIGNTSTASVLMSILTGFPIEDCVGKGTGVENEKLLLKQNLLKKAIESYSGQAKLMSQLSYFGGFEILQMAGGMLTAFENKMLILVDGFICTVAYLVASKINPNIKQNAVFCHCSAEKAHSELLNYLEAKPILNLDLRLGEGTGCAVAFPILKSAEAFLNEMASFESAGVSRK; from the coding sequence TGACCGATGCGACAAGATATTATCTCATTAAATCTAATGAGGTTAAAACGTCTATTAAAAAGCTTTTTTTAGATTACAATAAAAAAGCCGAAGCACTTACAGACAATCTCGAACAGAAAGAACTTTACAGATCGCTTAAACTAGAAGCAATTGAAGAAGCTCCGATCGGGCTCATCATTGCTTATGACCGTTCTGTTTTAAATCAGTTTACAATTGGAACAATCGGCAGTAATGAAGCGGTAAAATTCAGCTCGGTTTGTGCGGCACAGAATATCTGGCTCTCGTTGACAGAACAAGGTTATGGAATGGGCTGGGTTTCGATTCTGAACTATTACCAGTTTAAAAAAATACTTGATTTACCCGAAAATATCGAACCGCTTGGCTATTTCTGCATCGGAAAACCAGCAACAAACTATAACAATCAGCCAATGCTGCAGCAATTGCATTGGAAACAAAAATCGGAAGCTCCCATTTGCACCGAAATCAATGAAATTCATCAAATAAATATTCCCGCTTTTAAATTGAGATCAGAAAATTCTACTGAAAACAAATCTGATTTCAGCACCCTTTTACAAGACAAAATAGATTCGAAAACTAAACCTGTTGGTTCTTTGGGAACTTTAGAATCTTTGGCTTTCCAAATGGCAACGGTTTTTGGAACTTTGAATCCGAAAATCGTAAAACCAAATATTGTAGTTTTTGCTGCCGATCACGGAATCGCAAATCATGGCGTAAGCGACTATCCGCAAGATGTTACGAGACAAATGGTCAATAATTTTCTGGATGGCGGTGCGGCTATAAACGTTTTTTGCAATCAGAATAATATTGAATTGTCTATTGTCGATTCTGGCGTTAATTATGATTTTCCGACTAATGCAAAATTAATCGATGCAAAAATTGCCAAAGGAACCCAATCATTTCTTCATGTTTCAGCTATGAGCGAATCTGAAGTCCAACTGTGTTTTGAGAAAGGAAAATCGATTGTTGAAAATATCGCAAAGTCTGGTTCAAATTGCATTGGGTTTGGCGAAATGGGCATAGGAAATACTTCTACTGCGTCTGTTTTAATGAGTATTTTAACAGGTTTCCCTATTGAAGATTGTGTCGGAAAAGGAACTGGAGTCGAAAATGAAAAATTGCTCTTAAAACAAAATTTGCTCAAGAAGGCAATCGAAAGTTATTCCGGTCAAGCCAAATTGATGTCGCAACTCTCTTATTTTGGGGGTTTTGAAATCCTTCAAATGGCTGGCGGTATGCTCACTGCTTTTGAAAATAAAATGCTAATTCTGGTTGACGGTTTCATTTGTACTGTAGCGTATTTGGTTGCTTCAAAAATAAACCCAAATATCAAACAAAATGCTGTTTTCTGCCATTGTTCTGCTGAAAAAGCACATTCTGAATTATTAAATTATTTGGAAGCAAAACCTATTTTAAATCTGGATTTACGTTTGGGAGAAGGCACTGGCTGCGCTGTCGCTTTTCCTATTTTAAAATCGGCTGAAGCTTTTTTAAATGAAATGGCTAGTTTTGAAAGCGCGGGAGTAAGTAGGAAATAA
- the tnpA gene encoding IS200/IS605 family transposase: MPFTKIYIHCVWSTKNRFPFLNSIELRRKVWQHIQENALKKEIYLDFISGYSDHCHCLISLGNDQNIQKTIQLLKGESSYWINKNQLTKNKFEWQDEYFAVSVSESIVDKVRDYIKNQEEHHKKKTFQEEYEEFMIKFKF, encoded by the coding sequence ATGCCTTTTACTAAAATTTACATTCACTGTGTCTGGAGCACCAAAAACAGATTTCCGTTTTTAAATTCAATCGAACTTCGCCGAAAAGTATGGCAACACATACAAGAAAATGCTTTAAAAAAAGAAATCTATCTTGATTTCATCAGTGGGTATTCAGATCATTGTCATTGTTTAATTTCATTAGGGAATGATCAAAATATTCAAAAAACAATACAGCTTTTAAAAGGAGAATCTTCATATTGGATTAATAAAAATCAATTAACAAAAAATAAATTCGAATGGCAGGATGAATATTTTGCCGTTTCAGTTTCAGAATCTATAGTAGATAAAGTTCGAGATTATATTAAAAATCAAGAAGAACATCACAAAAAGAAAACATTTCAAGAAGAGTATGAAGAATTTATGATCAAATTTAAGTTCTAA
- a CDS encoding adenosylcobinamide-GDP ribazoletransferase yields MKKELHIFFTCLMFYTRIPCPKNITHHPDYLNKATRYFPFIGWIVGSISFLAFYFFSFFLSAEIAVILAIITSILTTGAFHEDGFADVCDGFGGGWTKEKILMIMKDSAIGAYGAIGLVLLFLLKFKLLSESVLLFEKDYFFIFLLFISAHSLSRLGAISIIFTHEYSRDDASSKSKPIAKQYTWKEVFGSFFFGLFPLIVFSYFDLKFLLILIPVFAARYFLARYFQKWIDGYTGDCLGATQQVCEVVFYLSILFLWKFI; encoded by the coding sequence ATGAAAAAAGAACTTCACATTTTCTTCACCTGTCTAATGTTTTACACTAGAATTCCATGCCCCAAAAACATTACACATCATCCAGATTATTTAAACAAAGCAACGAGATATTTTCCTTTTATTGGATGGATTGTTGGGAGTATTTCATTTCTGGCTTTTTATTTTTTCTCATTTTTTCTATCTGCTGAAATTGCTGTAATACTGGCAATCATTACTTCTATTTTAACAACAGGAGCCTTTCATGAAGACGGCTTTGCGGATGTCTGCGATGGTTTTGGCGGAGGCTGGACCAAAGAAAAAATCTTAATGATTATGAAAGACAGTGCCATTGGTGCTTATGGAGCAATTGGATTGGTTTTGCTTTTTTTATTGAAGTTCAAACTGCTTTCAGAATCTGTTTTACTTTTTGAAAAAGATTATTTTTTCATTTTCTTATTGTTTATATCTGCACATTCTCTGAGCCGTTTAGGAGCAATCAGCATTATTTTCACACATGAATATTCTCGTGATGATGCTTCCAGTAAAAGCAAACCGATTGCAAAACAATATACTTGGAAAGAAGTTTTTGGTTCTTTCTTTTTTGGTTTATTTCCGCTGATTGTATTTTCTTATTTCGATTTGAAATTTCTTTTAATACTAATTCCCGTTTTTGCAGCACGATATTTTTTAGCCCGATATTTTCAAAAATGGATTGACGGCTACACTGGAGATTGCCTTGGAGCAACACAGCAGGTTTGTGAAGTGGTATTTTACTTAAGCATTTTATTTTTATGGAAATTTATCTAG
- the cobC gene encoding alpha-ribazole phosphatase: MEIYLVRHTETVCEKGICYGQSDVDIITPFDEIFDGIISKLPSEALIFSSPLQRCVILAKHIQKNIEAISYQEDERLQEMNFGDWELKSWNEIPPEELNPWMEDFVNIKVSNGESFVELHERVGHFLSDKISKIKQPIIIVAHAGIIRSILCHQSSLPLKDAFNNKVDFGEVIKIDF; this comes from the coding sequence ATGGAAATTTATCTAGTTCGCCATACCGAAACAGTCTGCGAAAAAGGAATTTGTTACGGACAATCAGATGTTGATATTATAACTCCGTTTGATGAAATTTTTGATGGCATTATTTCTAAACTTCCCTCAGAAGCACTTATTTTCTCGAGTCCCTTACAGCGCTGTGTTATTTTAGCAAAACACATTCAAAAAAATATAGAAGCCATTTCTTATCAGGAAGACGAGCGCTTACAAGAAATGAATTTTGGCGATTGGGAATTGAAAAGCTGGAACGAAATTCCGCCTGAAGAACTCAATCCTTGGATGGAAGATTTTGTCAATATCAAAGTTTCAAACGGAGAATCTTTTGTCGAACTGCATGAAAGAGTAGGTCACTTTTTATCTGATAAAATTTCAAAAATAAAGCAGCCGATTATTATTGTGGCTCATGCCGGAATCATCAGAAGCATTCTGTGCCATCAAAGTTCACTGCCTTTAAAGGATGCCTTCAACAATAAAGTTGATTTCGGAGAAGTTATAAAAATCGATTTTTAA
- a CDS encoding TonB-dependent siderophore receptor, with protein sequence MTLKRLFAFCLFVMCQIISAQSDSITSLKEVLVSDKNLKKYSVSQSVLKLNDSVVNKNEALLTDLLNFNSTIYFKEYGRGMLSTVSFRGTTSSQTAVIWNGININSQMNGSTDFNTISGADYNSISVKAGGGSVIYGSGAVGGTVHLNNDLLFFNRFENNLRLDYGSFNTIGINYKTSISNKKWSAQIGLSKNSSTNDYKYLNRYTWRGEQRWNQNGQYDIVTLSANAGYKFNKNHILKLYSQTSNTDRNTSLVTESETKSKYINGFNRNLLEYDGSFGKVKTNFKTAYIFENYQYFADNSLKFYTYGKTENLITKLDVDYHLFKETHLNGIVDYSRTNGYGTSFGSHIREISSASLLVTQDFGANWKNEFGVRKEITDNYKSPVLFNLGSSYKFNDWYNLKLNVSRNFRIPTYNDLYWDEGGNPNLKPESSYQGEIGNVFTFKNWSWTQNFYYMKITDMLQWVPGANGIWTPQNQDKVNSYGTETMLGWKKSYGKNNFALNATYAYTVSQDEKTKNQIFFVPFNKATGAVSYSRNKINAYYQILYNGFVYTRADNNPDEIINDYTVSNIGIDYDLKFLDSFKVGFQVLNLFNKDYESLENRPMPGRNFNMYLTLKF encoded by the coding sequence ATGACTTTAAAACGACTTTTTGCTTTTTGTTTATTTGTAATGTGCCAGATTATTTCGGCGCAGAGCGATTCTATTACCAGTTTGAAAGAGGTATTGGTTTCAGACAAAAACTTAAAAAAATATTCAGTTTCACAGTCTGTTTTAAAATTAAATGATTCTGTTGTCAATAAAAACGAAGCTCTTCTAACCGATCTTCTAAACTTTAATTCTACAATATATTTTAAAGAATATGGTCGCGGAATGCTTTCTACAGTTTCTTTTAGAGGCACTACTTCTTCTCAAACAGCCGTAATCTGGAACGGAATCAATATTAATTCACAAATGAATGGAAGCACCGATTTTAATACCATTTCGGGCGCAGATTACAACTCAATAAGTGTAAAAGCAGGCGGCGGAAGCGTCATTTACGGAAGCGGAGCAGTTGGAGGAACTGTGCATTTAAACAACGATTTGTTATTCTTTAATCGATTTGAGAATAATTTAAGACTAGATTACGGAAGCTTTAATACGATTGGAATTAATTATAAAACTTCTATTTCTAACAAAAAATGGAGTGCTCAAATCGGATTGTCAAAAAACAGTTCGACAAACGATTATAAATATTTAAATCGATATACTTGGAGAGGCGAACAGAGGTGGAATCAGAACGGGCAATACGATATTGTTACTTTGAGCGCTAATGCCGGTTACAAATTCAACAAAAATCATATTTTAAAACTTTACAGCCAGACTTCAAACACCGACCGCAATACTTCTTTGGTTACAGAATCTGAAACGAAAAGCAAATACATAAATGGGTTTAACAGAAACTTATTGGAATACGATGGAAGTTTCGGAAAAGTGAAAACCAACTTCAAAACTGCTTACATTTTTGAAAACTATCAATATTTTGCTGATAACTCTTTAAAATTTTACACGTACGGAAAAACCGAAAACTTAATTACAAAGTTAGATGTTGATTATCATTTATTTAAAGAAACACATCTTAACGGAATTGTAGATTACAGCAGAACAAATGGTTACGGAACAAGCTTTGGCAGTCATATTCGCGAAATAAGTTCTGCTTCTTTGTTGGTTACGCAAGATTTTGGCGCTAATTGGAAAAATGAATTCGGAGTTAGAAAAGAAATTACAGATAATTACAAATCGCCCGTTTTATTCAATTTAGGATCTTCTTATAAATTTAACGATTGGTACAATCTAAAACTGAATGTTTCTAGAAATTTTAGAATTCCAACTTACAACGATTTGTATTGGGACGAAGGAGGAAACCCAAATTTAAAACCCGAAAGTTCTTATCAGGGCGAAATTGGCAACGTTTTTACATTCAAAAATTGGTCTTGGACGCAGAATTTTTATTATATGAAAATTACAGATATGCTGCAATGGGTTCCAGGCGCAAACGGCATTTGGACTCCACAAAATCAAGACAAAGTAAATAGTTATGGTACAGAAACCATGTTAGGCTGGAAAAAAAGTTATGGCAAAAACAATTTTGCTTTAAATGCCACTTATGCCTATACCGTTTCGCAGGATGAAAAAACGAAAAATCAGATTTTCTTTGTTCCATTTAATAAAGCAACAGGAGCTGTTTCGTATTCTCGAAATAAAATAAATGCTTATTATCAAATTCTTTATAACGGTTTTGTTTACACGAGAGCCGATAACAATCCTGATGAAATCATTAATGATTATACCGTTTCAAACATCGGAATCGATTATGATCTTAAGTTTTTAGATTCTTTCAAAGTAGGCTTTCAAGTTTTAAACCTTTTCAATAAGGATTACGAAAGTCTAGAAAACAGACCAATGCCTGGTCGTAATTTCAATATGTATTTAACCTTAAAATTTTAA
- a CDS encoding YncE family protein — translation MKFSKLLLIALSISLFASCSSDDNDGPKGAYDNGFFILNEGSTDAGTVSFSSNDFSIFTKDAYKTENGSDVLGRFAQNIFFSGDRAYIIAGGSNVINIVNRYSFKLIAKVDSGLANPRYGVVKDGKAYVTNANSYDSVTDDYIAVINLATNLVESKIALNTTGNRIVEESGKLYITDPMGSDKLSIYNINTKTLENPITIGSGSDSIEEENGTLFILRPSYTESSQIIKVKIADKSVSKIEIPQSQGVAGYLDIEDNKVFYTVGNAVYSISPSATTAAASPIFEASSNIGYLYGFAVNDNRIFLSDGGNFKTDSKAYIYNLSGSLLKELTVGVGPNGFYFND, via the coding sequence ATGAAGTTCAGTAAATTACTTTTAATAGCGTTAAGCATCTCGTTATTTGCTTCTTGTTCAAGTGATGACAACGATGGCCCGAAAGGTGCTTACGACAATGGTTTTTTTATTTTAAATGAAGGAAGCACAGATGCTGGAACAGTATCATTTTCCAGCAATGATTTTAGCATTTTTACAAAAGACGCCTATAAAACAGAAAATGGTTCTGACGTGCTTGGAAGATTTGCTCAAAACATATTTTTTAGCGGAGATAGAGCGTACATAATCGCTGGTGGATCAAACGTAATAAATATTGTAAACCGTTATTCTTTTAAGTTAATCGCTAAAGTTGACAGCGGATTGGCTAACCCAAGATATGGTGTTGTAAAAGACGGAAAAGCGTATGTGACAAATGCAAATTCTTATGATTCTGTTACAGACGATTATATAGCTGTAATCAATTTGGCGACAAATCTTGTTGAATCAAAAATTGCATTAAACACCACTGGAAATAGAATTGTGGAAGAAAGCGGAAAATTATACATTACAGATCCTATGGGCAGCGACAAGCTTTCAATTTACAATATCAACACAAAGACTTTAGAAAATCCAATAACAATTGGTTCTGGTTCAGATTCTATTGAAGAAGAAAATGGAACTCTTTTTATCTTACGCCCATCTTATACGGAAAGCAGCCAAATTATAAAAGTAAAAATCGCTGACAAATCAGTTTCTAAAATCGAAATTCCACAATCTCAAGGAGTAGCTGGATATTTGGATATAGAAGACAACAAAGTATTTTACACCGTAGGAAATGCTGTATATTCTATCAGCCCATCTGCTACAACAGCTGCTGCTAGTCCAATTTTTGAAGCTTCTTCAAACATAGGCTATTTATATGGATTTGCAGTAAATGACAACCGTATTTTCCTTTCAGACGGCGGAAACTTTAAAACAGACAGCAAAGCATACATTTATAACTTGAGCGGAAGCTTATTAAAAGAATTAACTGTCGGTGTAGGTCCAAACGGATTCTACTTTAACGATTAA
- a CDS encoding S41 family peptidase: MKTTLKSVLFLFLFAFSLQSCEDQDDVAAPADLQVNNFIWRGLNEVYLWQQDVPNLADGRNLQPDFNQFLKGYSHPEDLFEDLLYRPESKYPNGDAVDRFSWIVDDYTVLEQELSGVTKNNGVDFRLSRVSSGSNDVVGFVRYIIPNSDASTKAIKRGDLFTSVNGTKLTVSNYQDLLFNKDSYTLNLADYNGSSYVLNGRSVDLTKTVLEENPIFINKVITSGGRKIGYLMYNGFYSGYDDKLNQAFGELKTQGITDLVLDLRYNGGGAVTSAIRLSSMITGQFDNQVFAKTQFNAKWMKDMTADDLESLNYRFVNNIDGKALNSLNLSTVYIITTASTASASELVINGLKPYINVVQIGETTTGKNVGSYTIYDSETLFTKKGINPNHKYAMQPLVFKISNSAGFGDYAQGLQPTYVQREYLDTYGVLGETSEPLLNLAISKITGSTAKRILNDSEPEHPYLTDSKIINGLRHGMYFQNAPKK; the protein is encoded by the coding sequence ATGAAAACAACTTTAAAGAGTGTTCTTTTTCTCTTTTTATTCGCATTTTCTTTGCAATCTTGTGAAGATCAGGATGATGTTGCAGCTCCAGCAGACTTGCAGGTCAACAATTTTATTTGGAGAGGATTAAACGAAGTTTACTTATGGCAGCAAGATGTGCCAAATTTAGCCGATGGACGCAATTTGCAGCCCGATTTTAATCAGTTTTTAAAAGGGTATTCGCATCCCGAAGATTTGTTTGAAGATTTATTGTATAGGCCAGAAAGTAAATATCCAAACGGTGATGCGGTTGATCGCTTCAGCTGGATTGTTGACGATTATACTGTTCTAGAACAGGAGTTAAGCGGTGTCACAAAAAATAATGGTGTCGATTTTAGACTGAGCCGCGTGTCTTCAGGATCAAATGATGTGGTAGGTTTTGTACGATATATTATACCCAATTCAGATGCGTCTACAAAAGCAATTAAGCGAGGCGATTTGTTTACGAGTGTAAATGGAACAAAACTTACGGTTTCAAACTACCAAGATTTATTGTTCAATAAGGACAGTTATACGCTAAACTTAGCAGATTATAATGGAAGCAGTTATGTTTTGAACGGAAGGTCGGTTGATTTGACTAAAACGGTTTTAGAAGAAAATCCTATTTTCATTAATAAAGTCATTACTTCTGGAGGGCGTAAAATTGGCTATTTAATGTATAATGGTTTTTATTCGGGTTATGACGATAAATTAAATCAAGCATTTGGAGAATTAAAAACACAAGGAATTACAGACTTGGTTTTAGATCTTCGATACAATGGAGGAGGAGCGGTAACTTCAGCAATCAGGCTTTCTAGTATGATAACAGGGCAATTTGACAATCAGGTTTTTGCCAAAACTCAGTTTAATGCGAAATGGATGAAAGATATGACTGCTGACGATTTAGAAAGTTTGAATTACAGGTTTGTGAATAATATTGATGGCAAAGCGCTAAACAGCTTAAATTTAAGCACAGTCTATATTATTACAACTGCAAGTACAGCATCTGCGAGCGAGTTAGTCATTAACGGATTAAAGCCGTATATTAATGTGGTTCAAATTGGAGAGACTACAACAGGTAAAAATGTTGGATCGTATACAATTTATGATTCGGAGACATTATTTACAAAAAAAGGAATCAATCCAAATCATAAATATGCTATGCAGCCTTTGGTTTTTAAAATATCAAATTCTGCTGGTTTCGGAGACTATGCACAAGGTTTGCAGCCTACTTATGTGCAAAGAGAGTATTTGGATACTTATGGTGTTTTAGGAGAAACATCTGAGCCTTTGCTTAATCTGGCTATTTCAAAAATTACAGGATCTACTGCGAAAAGAATTCTTAATGATTCTGAACCAGAACATCCGTATTTAACAGATTCGAAAATCATAAACGGATTAAGACACGGAATGTATTTTCAGAATGCTCCAAAAAAATAA
- a CDS encoding RNA polymerase sigma factor, whose protein sequence is MNQVVFIELINPFKDKVFRLAKRLLTSTEEAEDATQEVMVKLWNKKDNLESYNSVEALAMTMTKNYCLDQLKSKRASNLQIVHNNFTDRQPQLDKKLEDQDSLEWVEKIINEMPEQMQLLIQLRDVEQYEFEEIAKIVNMNETAIRVALSRARKKIRESMTNTHLYGTK, encoded by the coding sequence ATGAACCAAGTTGTATTTATAGAATTAATAAATCCTTTTAAAGACAAAGTTTTTCGTCTGGCAAAAAGATTGCTTACCAGCACTGAAGAAGCAGAAGATGCAACTCAGGAAGTGATGGTAAAATTATGGAACAAAAAAGACAATCTAGAAAGCTACAATAGTGTTGAAGCATTGGCTATGACCATGACAAAAAATTACTGCCTTGACCAATTAAAATCGAAAAGAGCCAGTAACCTTCAGATTGTCCACAATAATTTTACCGATCGGCAGCCGCAATTGGACAAAAAATTAGAAGACCAAGACAGTTTAGAATGGGTTGAAAAAATTATAAACGAGATGCCAGAACAGATGCAGCTATTAATTCAGCTTCGGGATGTAGAACAATATGAATTTGAAGAAATAGCCAAAATCGTAAATATGAACGAAACCGCAATACGAGTGGCACTTTCGAGAGCAAGAAAAAAAATTAGAGAATCAATGACAAATACACACCTTTATGGAACTAAATAA
- a CDS encoding DUF4252 domain-containing protein, which produces MKSTIHEYQKNNKLSMSKNFIITLVFALVSTTFYAQSAFDKFDGQDDVTSVIVNKKMFDLMSKVKTDTSDKETQQYIALIKKLDYLKVFTTKNPKIEADMKATADRYVKTAGLEELMRVNDGGKNVRIMVKSGATDTQIKELLMYVDGAKNDETVLLSLTGNFDLNEISVLTDKMQLPGGTDLKKASKGKK; this is translated from the coding sequence ATGAAATCAACGATTCACGAATACCAAAAAAACAATAAACTAAGCATGAGTAAAAATTTCATTATAACTTTAGTCTTCGCATTAGTTTCCACCACTTTTTATGCACAAAGTGCCTTTGACAAATTTGATGGTCAGGATGATGTAACCTCTGTAATTGTAAACAAAAAAATGTTTGATTTAATGAGCAAAGTAAAAACTGATACTTCTGACAAGGAGACGCAGCAATATATTGCACTAATCAAAAAGCTGGATTACTTAAAAGTATTTACCACTAAAAATCCAAAAATCGAAGCAGACATGAAAGCTACTGCCGATAGATATGTGAAAACTGCCGGTTTAGAAGAATTAATGCGAGTAAACGATGGCGGAAAAAACGTTAGAATTATGGTAAAATCTGGCGCTACAGACACACAGATAAAAGAACTTTTAATGTATGTGGACGGTGCAAAAAATGATGAAACCGTTTTACTATCTCTAACTGGGAACTTTGACTTAAACGAGATTTCAGTATTAACAGACAAAATGCAGCTTCCTGGCGGTACAGACTTAAAGAAAGCTTCTAAAGGCAAAAAATAA
- a CDS encoding DUF4252 domain-containing protein has product MRTSIFILALTALISLGSCNSEPSLQKYFVENSEKKDFIALDISPNILNVDKAKLSAEQNEALNSFDKMNILAFKANQNNQTEFEAERNKVKTILKDPKYQELMKFGSGKEGASVSYVGSDDNIKEFVIFANRKENGFAVVRVLGEDMNPNNIMTLMSVLQNSKIDMEQLKPLEQLLKK; this is encoded by the coding sequence ATGAGAACAAGTATCTTCATCTTAGCACTTACAGCTCTCATATCTTTGGGGAGCTGTAATTCTGAACCATCATTGCAAAAATATTTTGTTGAGAATTCGGAGAAAAAAGACTTTATAGCTTTGGATATTTCACCAAACATTTTGAATGTTGACAAAGCAAAATTATCAGCCGAACAGAATGAAGCTTTAAATTCGTTTGACAAAATGAACATTTTGGCTTTTAAAGCTAATCAAAATAATCAAACAGAGTTTGAAGCAGAAAGAAACAAAGTAAAAACCATATTAAAAGATCCTAAATATCAAGAATTGATGAAGTTTGGGTCTGGAAAAGAAGGCGCATCTGTAAGCTACGTTGGAAGCGACGACAACATTAAAGAGTTTGTCATTTTTGCCAACAGAAAAGAAAATGGTTTTGCAGTAGTTCGTGTGTTAGGCGAAGATATGAACCCAAATAATATTATGACGTTAATGTCTGTTTTGCAAAACTCAAAAATAGATATGGAGCAGTTAAAACCTTTAGAACAATTGCTTAAAAAATAA